In Phoenix dactylifera cultivar Barhee BC4 unplaced genomic scaffold, palm_55x_up_171113_PBpolish2nd_filt_p 001430F, whole genome shotgun sequence, a single window of DNA contains:
- the LOC120108612 gene encoding copper transporter 1-like encodes MDHSGMGNMAPDQGYSTHMTFFWGKNSEILFKGWPGTRGGMYALALIVVFLLPVLVEWLNFCRVVRPRWGHTVTGLAQTAMYAIRVGLAYLLMLAVMSFNVGVLIAAILGHALGFLLFGSSVFQRRKLQPAEGTKGDLPPMSCAC; translated from the coding sequence ATGGATCACTCGGGCATGGGCAACATGGCGCCGGACCAGGGTTACAGTACCCACATGACCTTCTTCTGGGGCAAGAACTCGGAGATTCTCTTCAAGGGATGGCCCGGCACCAGGGGCGGCATGTACGCCCTGGCCCTCATCGTCGTCTTCCTGCTCCCCGTCCTCGTCGAGTGGCTCAACTTCTGCCGTGTGGTCAGGCCTCGTTGGGGCCATACTGTGACCGGGCTCGCTCAGACGGCCATGTACGCGATCCGCGTCGGGCTCGCCTACTTGCTCATGCTCGCCGTCATGTCCTTCAACGTTGGCGTGTTGATCGCCGCGATACTGGGTCATGCCTTGGGGTTCTTGCTCTTTGGCAGCTCGGTGTTCCAGAGACGGAAGCTGCAGCCGGCCGAGGGGACCAAGGGAGATCTACCTCCCATGTCCTGTGCCTGCTGA